Proteins encoded within one genomic window of Chthonomonas sp.:
- a CDS encoding SIR2 family protein, translating into MSNRSRDLLILLGAGASADAGIPTSAAMITQIEELLRNDPDWMPFRRLYEHVRSAIHYSAGLRGRFGDQVVYNIETLVNTLLELERNEEHPIYPFIASWNSRFLDLAGKDFCEIQKFREKILERLKGWMCPEDPGRRGYYSGLRNLQQDLNYSLRVFSLNYDLCVESLRANEFRVETGFAGEGPNNPWDPQRFAEIETSGDPFPELYLYKLHGSINWKRDTSGRLYQVDQIQNVNARAMELIFGREFKLEAGDPYLFYTYEFRRLTSEARTILTVGYGFADHHINKLLTQAIREPNGPRLCIASNCRQEDVDSEQDRIATLLDLNCEEINPCVVLPYRASELFTKEDIGSFIKNLIPQDAQPFLEAEVSSEENIDNGDCAGVQA; encoded by the coding sequence ATGAGTAACCGATCCCGTGATCTCTTAATACTGCTTGGTGCTGGTGCCAGCGCAGATGCGGGCATTCCAACATCAGCCGCTATGATCACGCAGATTGAGGAACTGCTCAGAAATGATCCTGACTGGATGCCATTCAGGCGACTATACGAACACGTTCGTAGCGCGATTCATTACAGCGCAGGTCTTCGAGGACGTTTTGGTGACCAAGTGGTTTACAACATTGAGACGTTAGTAAACACACTTCTGGAATTAGAACGAAATGAAGAGCATCCGATTTATCCCTTCATCGCATCGTGGAATTCCCGGTTTCTGGACCTTGCTGGCAAGGATTTTTGCGAGATACAGAAGTTCCGAGAGAAGATTCTGGAAAGGTTGAAGGGGTGGATGTGCCCTGAAGACCCTGGAAGACGAGGCTACTACTCGGGCTTAAGGAACTTACAACAAGACCTCAACTATTCGCTAAGAGTCTTCTCACTCAACTACGATCTATGCGTCGAATCATTACGGGCGAACGAATTTAGGGTTGAAACTGGCTTTGCAGGCGAAGGTCCGAACAACCCTTGGGACCCACAGCGATTTGCAGAAATAGAAACTTCGGGCGATCCCTTTCCAGAGCTATACCTCTACAAGCTTCATGGTTCCATTAACTGGAAGCGCGATACGTCTGGGCGGCTCTATCAAGTAGATCAGATTCAGAACGTGAACGCTCGTGCAATGGAGCTTATTTTCGGTCGTGAATTCAAATTGGAAGCGGGTGACCCATACCTCTTCTACACTTACGAATTCCGCCGTTTGACATCGGAAGCTCGGACAATCCTGACAGTCGGATACGGCTTCGCGGATCACCACATCAACAAACTCCTGACACAAGCCATACGGGAACCGAATGGTCCGCGACTTTGCATTGCAAGCAACTGCAGACAGGAAGACGTCGATTCAGAACAGGATCGGATTGCGACTCTGCTTGACCTGAATTGTGAAGAAATTAATCCTTGCGTGGTTTTGCCTTATCGAGCCTCTGAGCTTTTTACAAAAGAGGACATTGGTTCCTTCATCAAAAACTTGATACCACAAGATGCGCAACCGTTCCTAGAGGCAGAGGTTAGCAGTGAGGAGAATATCGACAACGGGGATTGTGCGGGAGTACAAGCATGA